One genomic segment of uncultured Desulfobacter sp. includes these proteins:
- a CDS encoding aldehyde dehydrogenase family protein, with protein MTDYAMIINGEKVFSDTTFDVINPATGEVFAQCPKGTVEQLDEAVAAARKAFPAWSGMADEKRVEIMNQMAGIIEQHQVELARLITREQGKTLSGPGSMFEAGGCQAWTQVTASLKLETELVDDNPEDTIELVRKPIGVVGSITPWNWPLLIAVWHIMPAIRVGCTVVLKPASYTPLSTLRLVELLNDVLPPGVLNVVSGSSDIGNAMSAHKEIDKVVFTGSIPVGQTIMGRAASNLKSLTLELGGNDAGIILPGTDITPLLEPLFWGCFINAGQTCAALKRLYVHEDDYDTVCEKFTEYVSKIPVGDGLDETHLIGPLGNAPQREIVKQYVDDAKKQGARVLCGGEPVSGPGYFYPLTLVADVTDDMDLVKEEQFGTALPIIKYSTVDEAVARANALDVGLGGSAWSNDPAKAKEVAMRLEAGTVWVNAHGKLHPMAPFGGVKLSGVGSEFGLEGLKAYTVNQVVSVAKPPQG; from the coding sequence ATGACGGATTATGCAATGATCATCAATGGCGAGAAAGTGTTTTCAGACACTACATTCGACGTGATCAATCCGGCAACTGGCGAGGTTTTTGCCCAATGCCCCAAGGGCACGGTTGAACAGCTGGATGAAGCGGTTGCAGCGGCCCGGAAGGCGTTCCCGGCATGGTCGGGCATGGCCGATGAAAAACGGGTGGAGATCATGAACCAAATGGCCGGTATTATTGAACAGCACCAGGTGGAACTGGCCCGGCTGATTACCCGTGAACAGGGCAAGACCCTTTCCGGGCCCGGTTCCATGTTTGAGGCCGGCGGATGCCAGGCCTGGACACAGGTCACAGCATCCCTGAAGCTTGAGACGGAACTTGTGGACGACAACCCGGAGGACACCATTGAACTGGTCAGAAAACCCATCGGCGTTGTGGGGTCCATCACGCCGTGGAACTGGCCCCTGCTCATTGCGGTCTGGCACATCATGCCCGCCATCCGGGTGGGGTGTACCGTGGTACTGAAACCGGCTTCCTACACACCTTTGTCCACCCTGCGCCTGGTGGAACTGCTCAATGACGTGCTGCCCCCGGGGGTCCTCAATGTGGTATCCGGCAGTTCCGACATCGGGAATGCCATGTCAGCCCACAAGGAGATCGACAAGGTGGTGTTTACCGGCTCCATTCCCGTGGGACAAACCATCATGGGACGGGCAGCGTCCAATTTAAAAAGCCTGACCCTGGAGCTGGGCGGCAACGATGCCGGTATTATCCTGCCGGGAACCGATATCACGCCCTTGCTGGAACCGTTGTTCTGGGGGTGCTTCATCAATGCCGGCCAGACCTGTGCGGCACTGAAACGTCTCTATGTCCATGAAGATGATTATGACACGGTCTGTGAAAAATTCACCGAATACGTAAGCAAGATTCCCGTGGGCGACGGCCTGGATGAAACCCATCTCATCGGCCCCCTGGGCAATGCGCCGCAGCGGGAAATTGTCAAACAATATGTCGACGATGCCAAAAAACAGGGTGCCCGGGTGCTGTGCGGGGGTGAACCCGTTTCCGGTCCAGGGTACTTTTATCCTTTGACCCTGGTGGCGGATGTGACCGACGACATGGATCTGGTTAAAGAAGAACAGTTTGGCACGGCGCTACCCATTATCAAATATTCAACGGTTGATGAGGCTGTGGCGCGGGCAAACGCCCTTGATGTGGGACTGGGGGGATCGGCATGGTCCAATGATCCGGCAAAGGCCAAAGAAGTGGCCATGCGCCTTGAAGCCGGTACGGTCTGGGTCAATGCCCATGGAAAACTGCATCCCATGGCACCTTTCGGCGGGGTCAAGCTGTCCGGTGTGGGATCTGAATTTGGTCTTGAGGGCCTCAAGGCCTATACCGTAAACCAGGTGGTCAGTGTGGCCAAACCACCACAGGGATAG
- a CDS encoding sigma-54 dependent transcriptional regulator yields MAAILIVDDDPIFCTPFTAYLKKLGHQCQTAQTFSQGAALARDVDFDVVFLDVLLPDANGLECINYFINAPSSPELIIITGKSEISGAEMALENGAWDYLEKPPAYDDVKLTLKRALQFRDNKMVSPTREGFKSDFIIGRSPVLKKCLDLVAKSARTDGNLFISGETGTGKDLIANAVHLNSERAGAPFIAVDCTNLPDTLVENLLFGHAKGAFTGAVDKNDGLIKQADKGTLFLDEVGDLSPAAQKSILRVLQNKTFRPLGVNKEVSCDFRLISATNRDLQAMVGQGTFRKDLFYRLVTHHIHLPPLRERPDDIVLLADYYMEKICAQFGIRPKTMSDDFIDTLMVYDWKGNIRELISVLHAAVANGLNEPRLNPHHLPVALRIFSRKKTWEEQRPLEPCIENGLGTDEAGFPSLKDFRRLNESQYLDALVRLSGGRVEKACIMAGVSRSGLYHLLEKHNKKLNR; encoded by the coding sequence GTGGCCGCCATCCTGATCGTTGATGACGATCCTATTTTTTGTACCCCTTTTACGGCTTACTTGAAAAAACTGGGCCACCAGTGCCAAACGGCCCAGACATTTTCCCAGGGGGCGGCTCTTGCCCGGGACGTGGATTTTGACGTGGTGTTTCTGGATGTACTCCTGCCGGATGCCAATGGCCTTGAGTGCATCAATTATTTTATTAATGCCCCCTCATCCCCGGAATTGATAATCATCACCGGAAAATCGGAAATCTCAGGGGCGGAAATGGCCCTGGAAAACGGGGCCTGGGATTATCTGGAAAAACCGCCTGCCTACGACGACGTCAAACTCACCCTGAAACGGGCATTGCAGTTCAGGGACAATAAAATGGTTTCGCCCACCCGGGAAGGTTTCAAATCGGATTTTATCATCGGCCGGAGTCCTGTTTTGAAAAAATGCCTGGATCTGGTGGCCAAATCGGCCCGGACGGACGGTAACCTGTTTATTTCCGGAGAAACCGGTACCGGCAAGGATTTAATCGCCAATGCGGTGCATCTGAACAGTGAAAGAGCCGGTGCCCCGTTCATTGCCGTGGACTGCACCAACCTGCCGGACACCCTGGTTGAAAATTTGCTGTTCGGCCATGCCAAAGGCGCCTTTACCGGTGCCGTAGACAAAAATGACGGATTGATTAAACAGGCAGACAAGGGCACCCTGTTCCTCGACGAGGTAGGGGACCTGTCCCCGGCCGCCCAGAAATCCATTTTAAGGGTGCTCCAGAACAAAACCTTCCGCCCTTTGGGAGTGAATAAGGAAGTGAGCTGTGATTTCAGGCTGATTTCCGCCACCAACCGGGATTTGCAAGCTATGGTGGGGCAGGGGACGTTCAGGAAAGACCTTTTCTATCGCTTGGTCACCCATCACATTCACCTGCCCCCTTTGCGGGAACGGCCCGATGACATCGTGCTTCTGGCCGATTATTACATGGAAAAAATTTGCGCCCAGTTTGGTATCCGGCCAAAGACCATGTCCGATGATTTCATTGATACCCTGATGGTGTACGACTGGAAAGGCAATATCAGGGAATTGATCTCCGTGCTCCATGCCGCCGTGGCCAACGGCCTGAACGAACCCCGGCTCAACCCTCACCATCTTCCCGTGGCCCTAAGGATTTTCTCCAGGAAAAAGACCTGGGAGGAACAGCGTCCCCTGGAACCGTGCATTGAAAACGGGCTCGGGACGGATGAAGCCGGATTTCCAAGCCTGAAGGATTTCAGGCGTCTGAATGAATCCCAGTACCTGGATGCCCTGGTCCGGTTGTCCGGTGGGCGAGTTGAAAAAGCCTGCATCATGGCCGGGGTATCCCGGTCCGGGCTCTACCACCTGCTGGAAAAGCATAATAAAAAATTGAACCGATAA
- a CDS encoding AAA domain-containing protein produces MNPENNLILVKNKRTGQFQDKTSDIKSCCPNGEKYIVTFEGNEQSYSYNKTNIIQLKNPAIIKGNNIHIEHKGSALYNVKKIYDFGLYAKILFSSKRTPYVVEKQSIEILESSLTNDKALFVFEYLKKLSQMVGLPCEGIQETQLERQYNNISFVDPRSTLALYLNPSVFQDTTDRLPDPVFPFGFNLSQKEATSKALNSPISVIEGPPGTGKTQTILNIIANAVMNKRSIAVVSSNNSATSNVFEKLEKYGVHFIAAPLGNNTNKTAFFDNQTGQYPSNIKSWELAPETYVNLYKKTLASGNRLEKLLDAQNNIAKLKQKLNEINVEKHHFQDYLSQYDKIEPYKTYYSIQHSSDIYNLCKAFQEIIKKQGNPGVLFKLKNLFKYGIYSFSFYKNQIDAIIAHLQGRFYELKEEEVQSDIKALQSIIENSSFEKAVQESQKCSQQLFQAKLSKRYKEKPRQKFSTETAFWKDFNKFNKEYPVILSTTHSLRSCKNKLALFDYVIMDEASQIDIVTGALALSCARKAIIVGDLKQLPNVVDRNVKKETDAFFSKVDLSKYYNYASHSMLSSITGLFPEIPKTLLREHYRCHPKIIEFCNQKFYQGQLIILTSNNNTQKPLTIHKTVKGNHARGLLNQRQIDVIKEEILPDCNCTEQSIGIASPFRKQVEEINHQFSLEDNLALTVHKYQGREKDIIILSTVLNEIKPFVNDPEKSDNSFVDDPNLLNVAVSRAVNKLVVVISDNEKNMFGNVGDLIRYVEYNNLEVVKSRIYSIFDLLYSQNTAKFEAFKKYRKKVSKYESENLMYDLIQNVLSQDDFQFLRVTEGYPLKVLIRDKTMLSEVEKKFVARDSHLDFIIYNRMDKSPFLAVEVDGYEYHANNPEQLKKDRIKDGILKKYKIPLIRFSTIQSQEEKRLKEKLTNIRHRGYC; encoded by the coding sequence ATGAATCCTGAAAATAATCTTATTTTAGTAAAAAACAAAAGAACTGGACAATTCCAAGATAAAACCTCTGATATAAAATCCTGCTGTCCTAATGGAGAAAAATATATTGTAACCTTCGAAGGCAATGAGCAGTCGTACAGCTATAATAAAACAAATATAATCCAGCTTAAAAATCCAGCTATCATCAAAGGAAACAACATTCATATTGAGCACAAGGGGAGCGCACTATATAATGTTAAAAAAATTTATGATTTCGGATTATACGCCAAGATCCTGTTCAGTTCCAAAAGAACTCCATATGTTGTAGAAAAACAGAGCATTGAAATTCTGGAATCATCTCTTACCAACGATAAAGCCCTGTTTGTTTTCGAATATCTGAAAAAGTTATCCCAAATGGTTGGACTTCCTTGTGAAGGAATCCAGGAAACGCAGTTAGAAAGACAATACAACAACATCTCCTTTGTCGATCCCCGAAGCACCTTGGCTTTATATTTAAATCCGTCTGTTTTTCAAGATACTACTGATCGGTTACCAGATCCGGTATTTCCTTTTGGATTCAATCTCAGTCAAAAAGAAGCAACCTCAAAGGCATTGAATTCACCAATCAGCGTCATTGAAGGCCCACCAGGAACGGGCAAAACACAAACCATATTAAATATCATTGCCAATGCAGTCATGAATAAACGTTCCATTGCCGTCGTTTCCTCCAACAACTCAGCTACTTCTAATGTATTTGAGAAGCTCGAGAAATACGGTGTACATTTCATTGCAGCACCCTTAGGCAATAATACCAATAAAACAGCTTTTTTTGATAATCAGACAGGTCAATATCCAAGTAATATTAAATCATGGGAACTTGCTCCTGAAACCTACGTGAATTTATATAAAAAGACCCTCGCGTCAGGAAACCGGTTAGAAAAATTATTGGACGCTCAAAACAACATAGCTAAACTGAAACAGAAATTAAATGAAATAAATGTAGAAAAACATCATTTTCAGGATTATTTATCGCAGTATGATAAGATTGAACCATACAAAACCTATTACTCTATTCAGCATTCAAGTGACATATACAATTTATGCAAGGCGTTTCAGGAAATCATTAAAAAACAGGGTAATCCAGGGGTATTATTTAAGCTCAAAAACCTTTTTAAATATGGGATCTACAGTTTTTCATTCTACAAAAATCAAATAGATGCAATCATTGCTCATTTACAGGGGCGATTTTACGAGCTAAAAGAGGAAGAGGTTCAATCTGACATCAAGGCATTACAATCTATAATTGAAAATTCGTCTTTTGAAAAGGCTGTTCAAGAGTCTCAGAAGTGTTCTCAACAACTTTTTCAAGCAAAGCTCAGTAAACGATATAAAGAAAAACCTCGACAGAAATTTTCTACAGAAACAGCTTTTTGGAAGGACTTTAACAAGTTCAATAAAGAGTATCCTGTAATATTAAGCACGACTCACTCTCTAAGATCCTGCAAAAACAAATTAGCACTATTTGATTACGTTATAATGGACGAGGCATCACAAATTGATATAGTTACTGGTGCTCTTGCTTTATCCTGCGCCCGTAAAGCAATTATTGTTGGAGATCTTAAGCAATTGCCCAATGTAGTAGATAGAAATGTGAAAAAAGAGACAGACGCTTTTTTCAGTAAAGTGGATTTGTCAAAATACTACAATTATGCCTCTCATAGTATGCTCTCATCAATTACGGGATTATTCCCTGAAATCCCCAAAACGTTATTGAGAGAGCACTACCGGTGTCATCCCAAAATAATTGAATTCTGCAATCAAAAATTTTATCAAGGGCAGCTTATCATCCTGACCAGCAACAATAACACTCAAAAACCCCTGACTATCCATAAAACTGTAAAAGGCAACCACGCCAGAGGATTGCTGAATCAAAGACAGATTGACGTAATCAAAGAAGAGATCCTGCCAGATTGCAACTGCACCGAACAATCTATTGGGATTGCTTCTCCATTCAGAAAGCAGGTAGAAGAAATTAATCATCAGTTCAGTTTAGAAGACAATCTTGCTCTGACCGTTCACAAATATCAGGGGCGAGAAAAAGATATCATTATCCTTTCGACGGTACTCAATGAAATCAAGCCATTTGTTAATGATCCAGAAAAATCTGATAATAGTTTTGTCGATGATCCAAACTTATTGAATGTGGCAGTTTCCAGAGCCGTGAACAAGCTGGTCGTAGTTATATCAGACAATGAGAAAAATATGTTCGGTAATGTCGGGGATTTGATCAGATATGTAGAATATAATAACCTTGAGGTTGTCAAAAGCCGTATATATTCCATATTTGACTTGCTATACAGTCAGAATACTGCAAAATTTGAAGCGTTTAAAAAATACAGAAAGAAAGTTTCTAAATATGAATCGGAAAATTTAATGTACGATCTAATCCAAAATGTTCTCTCTCAGGATGATTTCCAATTTCTGAGAGTAACTGAGGGGTATCCTTTGAAGGTGCTGATACGAGACAAAACCATGTTATCTGAAGTTGAAAAAAAATTTGTAGCAAGAGACTCTCATCTGGATTTTATAATTTATAATCGCATGGACAAATCTCCCTTTTTAGCTGTTGAGGTTGATGGTTATGAATACCATGCAAACAATCCGGAACAGTTAAAAAAAGACAGAATTAAAGATGGAATTCTGAAAAAATATAAAATCCCTCTTATTCGTTTTTCAACAATTCAGAGCCAAGAAGAAAAGCGATTGAAAGAAAAACTGACTAATATCAGACACAGAGGGTATTGTTAG
- a CDS encoding rubrerythrin family protein: MGSMENLAAAFAGESQANRKYLAFAQKADEDGFPQVARLFRAAAEAETIHAHAHLRVMRGIKTTIENLEEGIAGEAHEFQDMYPEFLATAQEEGNKPAEFTFKNALAVEEVHYSLYEKALEAVKGGGDLPEGKIYVCPVCGNTVEDDVPAICTVCNVLGEKFYEVP; this comes from the coding sequence ATGGGGTCCATGGAAAATTTAGCAGCAGCATTTGCAGGCGAAAGCCAGGCAAATAGAAAATACCTGGCATTTGCCCAAAAAGCCGATGAAGACGGGTTTCCCCAGGTTGCAAGGCTCTTCAGGGCGGCGGCTGAAGCAGAAACCATCCATGCCCATGCCCATTTAAGGGTCATGAGAGGGATTAAAACCACCATTGAAAATCTGGAAGAAGGAATTGCAGGAGAGGCTCACGAGTTTCAAGATATGTATCCCGAATTCCTGGCAACTGCCCAGGAGGAAGGCAATAAGCCTGCTGAATTTACCTTTAAAAATGCCCTTGCGGTGGAAGAGGTTCATTACAGCCTTTACGAAAAGGCCCTTGAGGCTGTAAAAGGTGGTGGGGACCTGCCTGAGGGTAAAATTTATGTCTGCCCGGTATGCGGCAATACAGTGGAAGATGATGTGCCCGCCATCTGCACAGTATGCAATGTGTTAGGGGAAAAATTCTACGAAGTTCCATAA
- a CDS encoding glutamate synthase-related protein has protein sequence MSSWQCQLCTYVYNEEEESVNWDDLPDHWVCPVCGSPKSSFALVKPKKAPTPPKEPTKLFRFECGLCSFVFNEHREKRLWTALPDTWVCPVCGSGKEIFKRISEISEKPIKPKLNHVEIASDYLSEWQRPSDDFESHMTDIHQMSVTGKTQIGPMRTQVSTISWDDILFVAAQLFKLPLNKSKPVQAKTVIGPSAKYPLVLETPLIVSHMSFGTLSKEAKIALAKGSAEVKTAMSSGEGGILPESLDNAYKYIFEYVPNKYSATDKNFSLVDAVEIKIGQSAKPGMGGHLPGHNVTREIARIRGVREGKDIISPSSFPDIRSPEDLRQTVDSLRKKTNGKPIGIKFAAGHLEEDIKIAVSAGVDFITIDGRAGGTGSAPKVVKNSTSIPTIFALARARKILDEIKADNVSLIITGGFRVSSDFAKALAMGADAIALGTAMMMALGCQQYRLCDTGKCPVGIATQDPKLRARLDVEQSAARVANFFRVSTEEIKDFARLTGNDDVHLLNETDLCTTNTEISGHTNIQHV, from the coding sequence ATGAGTTCATGGCAATGTCAGCTTTGTACGTACGTATACAATGAAGAAGAGGAATCTGTGAATTGGGATGATTTACCTGATCATTGGGTTTGTCCTGTTTGCGGTTCCCCCAAAAGCTCATTCGCTTTGGTGAAACCCAAAAAAGCGCCGACTCCTCCAAAAGAACCCACTAAACTTTTCCGGTTTGAGTGTGGACTTTGTTCTTTTGTGTTTAATGAACACAGAGAAAAACGGCTCTGGACAGCGCTTCCTGATACCTGGGTCTGCCCTGTCTGTGGTTCAGGGAAAGAAATTTTTAAACGTATTTCAGAAATTTCTGAAAAGCCGATCAAACCCAAATTAAACCATGTGGAGATCGCATCAGATTATCTTTCTGAGTGGCAGCGCCCGTCAGACGATTTTGAATCCCACATGACTGACATTCACCAGATGTCGGTTACCGGAAAAACACAAATTGGTCCCATGCGTACCCAGGTTTCGACAATTTCATGGGACGATATTCTGTTTGTGGCGGCCCAGCTTTTCAAATTACCGTTGAATAAAAGCAAGCCGGTTCAAGCAAAGACGGTAATCGGACCTTCGGCAAAATATCCATTAGTGCTTGAAACGCCCCTTATAGTTTCCCACATGTCTTTTGGGACGCTGTCCAAAGAGGCAAAAATAGCATTGGCAAAAGGCAGCGCAGAGGTAAAAACAGCCATGAGCTCAGGGGAGGGTGGTATTCTTCCGGAGTCTCTTGACAATGCTTATAAATATATTTTTGAATACGTTCCCAATAAATACAGTGCAACAGATAAAAATTTCAGCCTGGTGGATGCTGTGGAGATAAAGATCGGCCAATCTGCCAAACCCGGTATGGGTGGACATTTGCCAGGCCATAACGTGACCCGTGAAATCGCACGTATCCGGGGGGTCAGGGAAGGGAAAGATATTATCAGTCCGTCAAGTTTTCCTGATATCCGGAGTCCAGAGGACCTGAGACAGACCGTTGATTCATTAAGGAAAAAAACTAATGGTAAGCCCATTGGCATCAAGTTTGCCGCCGGCCACCTTGAAGAAGATATTAAAATAGCCGTATCCGCAGGGGTTGATTTTATAACCATTGACGGCCGTGCCGGTGGAACCGGATCCGCTCCTAAAGTCGTAAAAAATTCCACCTCTATCCCGACAATTTTTGCCCTTGCCCGGGCCAGAAAAATTCTGGATGAGATTAAGGCTGACAACGTTTCTTTGATCATCACCGGAGGGTTTCGGGTATCTTCGGATTTTGCCAAGGCCCTTGCCATGGGTGCTGATGCTATTGCACTGGGTACCGCAATGATGATGGCATTGGGATGCCAGCAGTACCGACTCTGCGATACCGGTAAATGCCCGGTGGGCATTGCAACCCAGGACCCAAAACTGCGTGCAAGACTTGATGTGGAACAGTCGGCAGCACGGGTCGCCAATTTTTTTAGAGTCAGCACAGAAGAGATTAAGGATTTTGCAAGATTGACGGGAAACGATGATGTCCATTTGTTAAATGAAACTGACCTTTGTACCACAAATACCGAAATATCAGGCCATACCAACATACAACACGTTTAA
- a CDS encoding HigA family addiction module antitoxin: protein MHNPPHPGEVIKELCLLPLGLSVTETAKGLGVSRKTLSALLNGHAGISPEMAIRLSKAFGGSAESWLIQQTQYDLWQAMQKEKEIKVKAFA, encoded by the coding sequence ATGCATAATCCACCCCATCCGGGAGAGGTCATCAAGGAACTGTGCCTTTTACCTTTGGGCTTAAGCGTTACAGAAACGGCTAAAGGGCTTGGCGTTTCTCGTAAAACATTATCAGCTTTGCTTAATGGTCATGCAGGGATTTCACCTGAAATGGCCATAAGGCTTTCCAAAGCCTTTGGCGGGAGCGCAGAAAGCTGGCTTATTCAACAAACTCAGTATGACTTATGGCAGGCAATGCAAAAAGAAAAAGAAATTAAGGTTAAAGCATTTGCATGA
- a CDS encoding nucleotidyl transferase AbiEii/AbiGii toxin family protein, which produces MKTPYSDQVHLLVNLLPIVEKQTCFALKGGTAINLFVRDMPRLSVDIDLVYLPVEGRDQSLAGIDAALGNITEEIKKRIPRVRVTAMRLKGTDNRYKLLVQQGVTHVKIEVTPVLRGSVYPPQTRRVSDNTEKVFGFASMTLLSFEDLFAGKICATLDRQHPRDLYDTYWLLQHEGITQSLKNAFMVYLIGHNRPMAELLAPKSQDIFPLYRTEFDGMAYEQLDFERLQDTLPELVIQIHKALNDDDRLFLLDLKQGKADWKKFPLPEAQILPAIQWKLLNLERMAPDKRRNAAHKLEKVLFG; this is translated from the coding sequence ATGAAAACTCCATATTCTGACCAAGTGCACCTGCTCGTGAATCTTTTACCTATTGTGGAAAAGCAGACCTGTTTTGCCTTAAAAGGCGGTACCGCCATAAACCTGTTTGTAAGAGATATGCCGCGCTTATCTGTGGATATTGACCTGGTCTATCTGCCGGTAGAGGGCCGCGATCAAAGCCTTGCGGGAATTGATGCGGCACTTGGTAATATCACTGAGGAAATTAAAAAACGAATCCCGCGAGTCCGGGTAACGGCAATGAGGCTGAAAGGTACAGATAATCGGTATAAACTGCTGGTGCAACAAGGTGTTACCCATGTCAAAATTGAAGTAACTCCGGTTCTGCGGGGTAGCGTCTATCCGCCCCAAACACGCCGAGTGTCAGACAATACCGAGAAAGTTTTTGGCTTTGCCAGTATGACTTTGTTGAGTTTTGAAGATCTTTTTGCCGGAAAAATTTGTGCAACCTTAGACCGGCAGCACCCCCGTGATCTATATGATACCTACTGGCTACTGCAGCATGAGGGGATTACACAGTCATTAAAAAATGCGTTCATGGTCTATCTCATAGGCCATAACCGACCCATGGCTGAACTTTTAGCACCTAAATCCCAAGATATTTTTCCGCTGTACAGAACAGAGTTTGATGGCATGGCATATGAACAATTAGACTTTGAACGATTACAGGATACTTTGCCGGAACTGGTTATTCAAATACATAAAGCCCTGAATGATGATGACAGGCTTTTTTTGCTGGATCTTAAACAGGGAAAGGCGGATTGGAAAAAATTCCCACTGCCCGAGGCGCAAATTTTACCTGCCATCCAGTGGAAATTGCTAAATCTGGAACGGATGGCCCCGGATAAGCGCCGCAACGCAGCTCACAAATTAGAAAAGGTCTTGTTTGGATAA
- a CDS encoding type II toxin-antitoxin system RelE/ParE family toxin, with protein sequence MIKNFKHKGLKKFYQTGNQQGINPEHAKRLRIILARLDASQCLDDMDLPGLRLYPLKGALKGFWAVDVSGNWRVFFRFENNNAVDVDYDDYH encoded by the coding sequence ATGATTAAGAACTTTAAACATAAAGGGCTTAAAAAATTTTATCAGACTGGAAATCAACAGGGTATTAATCCGGAACATGCGAAACGATTGAGAATTATCCTTGCAAGATTGGACGCGAGCCAATGTCTGGATGATATGGATTTGCCGGGATTAAGGCTTTACCCTTTAAAGGGGGCGTTAAAAGGATTCTGGGCTGTTGATGTTTCCGGTAATTGGCGTGTCTTTTTTAGATTCGAAAATAATAATGCTGTTGATGTCGATTATGATGATTATCATTAG
- a CDS encoding type IV toxin-antitoxin system AbiEi family antitoxin domain-containing protein — translation MPPKNTKTLEQYLPDGQLVSRTWLKAQGFSRPRVDYAIRTGKLVALSRGIYRRPGPPLKWEHVVFSLNEMGYAVHVGGRSALELQGLAHYLPLGDTQRIGLYSSVKIPGWTRIFTDSFKFGIHNKKLFEELPKPGLTIQPFGSWDWPIPFSTPELALLELLADVREIADFLTADTFFESAVNLRPNLLGKLLTCCKQVKAKRLFLWFSDRHDHAWLKELETRNIDLGRGKRMLVKDGVFDAAYQITIPKQMVKEDENSIF, via the coding sequence ATGCCGCCTAAAAATACAAAAACGCTTGAGCAATACCTCCCTGATGGGCAATTAGTAAGCCGCACCTGGCTAAAGGCGCAGGGGTTTAGTCGGCCCAGGGTGGATTATGCCATACGGACAGGTAAACTCGTGGCCTTAAGTCGCGGCATATATAGACGTCCAGGGCCTCCTCTTAAATGGGAGCATGTGGTCTTTTCCCTGAATGAAATGGGATATGCAGTACATGTAGGCGGCCGTAGTGCGCTTGAATTGCAAGGTTTGGCCCATTATCTGCCGCTTGGTGATACGCAACGAATTGGTCTATACAGCAGTGTAAAAATACCGGGTTGGACACGCATTTTTACAGATTCTTTCAAATTTGGAATTCATAATAAAAAACTGTTTGAAGAACTTCCCAAGCCCGGGTTGACTATCCAGCCTTTTGGTTCCTGGGATTGGCCGATTCCATTCAGCACTCCGGAACTAGCCTTGCTTGAATTATTGGCGGATGTGCGGGAAATTGCTGATTTTTTAACAGCTGATACATTTTTTGAAAGTGCCGTTAATTTAAGACCGAACTTGCTTGGTAAGTTGCTGACATGCTGCAAGCAGGTGAAGGCAAAAAGACTGTTTTTATGGTTTAGTGATCGCCATGATCATGCCTGGCTGAAAGAACTGGAAACCAGGAATATAGATTTAGGCCGGGGTAAGCGCATGCTTGTCAAGGACGGTGTCTTTGATGCTGCTTATCAGATAACGATTCCCAAACAGATGGTCAAAGAAGATGAAAACTCCATATTCTGA